The following are encoded in a window of Jeotgalibacillus aurantiacus genomic DNA:
- a CDS encoding winged helix-turn-helix transcriptional regulator yields MTENIEVDEHGKLKCSIEYTLNKVGGKWKLVILWHIIFDGTQRYNALRRLLPGITHKMLSQQLKELEQEGLIIRTQYNEMPPKVEYAISEKGLTLKPLLEEMHKWGREQGE; encoded by the coding sequence ATGACTGAAAATATTGAAGTGGATGAGCACGGGAAACTGAAATGCTCCATTGAATATACCCTGAATAAAGTCGGAGGCAAGTGGAAACTTGTCATTCTTTGGCATATTATTTTTGACGGCACGCAACGCTATAATGCACTTAGGCGTCTGCTTCCGGGCATTACCCATAAAATGCTGAGCCAGCAACTGAAGGAGCTTGAGCAGGAGGGACTGATCATTCGTACTCAATATAATGAGATGCCACCGAAGGTTGAATACGCGATCTCTGAAAAAGGGTTAACACTAAAGCCGTTGCTTGAGGAAATGCATAAATGGGGCAGGGAGCAAGGCGAATAA
- a CDS encoding EamA family transporter, producing the protein MQAKLAPFFILMAAVLWGTTGTAQALAPDGVHPIAIGAVRMAIAGLFLMGLLRATRSFNPKGWPIPALLMAALSMAAYQPLFFSAVTMTGVAIGTVVAIGSAPVLSGLLEWLFLKVRPARVWWISTVLSIAGCIMLFSNQGAVQADPAGILLALGAGLSFAVYTIVNRKLVQHHPPLSAVAAVFTLSAVMLSPFLFIFDISWVLNVRGLSVALHLGVITTAVAYILFSRGLSHTSSSTAVTLSLGEPLTAAMLGVLVLNEALSLLSWLGVGLLLLGIGVLIFSTARKGTRQRLDQKTA; encoded by the coding sequence ATGCAGGCAAAGCTGGCTCCTTTTTTCATATTAATGGCGGCGGTTTTGTGGGGAACGACCGGTACCGCGCAGGCGCTCGCTCCGGACGGGGTCCATCCGATTGCGATCGGAGCGGTCAGAATGGCGATAGCAGGATTGTTTTTGATGGGGTTGTTACGCGCAACCCGCTCATTTAATCCGAAGGGTTGGCCAATCCCGGCACTGCTGATGGCAGCCCTGAGTATGGCTGCGTATCAGCCGCTGTTTTTCTCAGCTGTTACGATGACGGGTGTCGCGATTGGGACGGTGGTGGCGATCGGCAGTGCACCGGTGCTTTCGGGTTTACTTGAATGGCTGTTTTTAAAGGTGCGGCCGGCTCGTGTATGGTGGATTTCAACGGTATTATCCATCGCGGGCTGTATCATGCTATTTAGCAATCAGGGAGCTGTACAGGCAGATCCGGCAGGCATTTTGCTTGCGCTTGGTGCGGGGCTGTCTTTTGCGGTCTATACGATTGTGAACCGTAAGCTCGTTCAGCATCATCCGCCGCTATCTGCGGTTGCCGCCGTGTTTACACTGAGTGCCGTGATGCTGTCACCATTTCTGTTTATCTTTGATATCTCCTGGGTGTTAAACGTTCGGGGACTTAGTGTTGCGTTGCATTTAGGGGTGATCACAACGGCTGTCGCTTACATACTATTCTCACGGGGCTTGTCGCACACATCATCCTCCACAGCCGTTACGCTGTCACTCGGTGAACCGCTGACTGCTGCCATGCTGGGTGTTTTAGTATTAAACGAAGCTTTGAGTTTACTTTCCTGGTTAGGTGTAGGATTGTTGTTACTTGGCATTGGCGTCCTGATCTTTTCAACAGCGCGCAAAGGTACCCGGCAGCGCCTGGATCAAAAAACGGCTTAA
- a CDS encoding helix-turn-helix transcriptional regulator, protein MLLNEVVCEKRSYTKEYMSHQHAYGQFLFPLQGSLDIETDQQHVHLTPDYCFYLPPGYNHDYRSHDRNEFLILDIPTLYLPDRTDTIYTRLDEQWSAIRYLLLEEAGQQKAESLSHLTRYVTGKLEVQRHASIEYLHSHFREPVRLETLAAMEHYHPAYYSAWFKKQTGKTVKAYVSDLRLKEAQSLLRESSWTIGKISEETGFENASSFTRWFAGQTGFAPKQYRHLKNG, encoded by the coding sequence GTGCTGTTAAACGAAGTCGTATGCGAAAAAAGATCTTATACAAAAGAATATATGTCTCATCAGCATGCCTACGGCCAATTTCTGTTTCCGCTGCAGGGATCGCTGGATATTGAGACGGATCAGCAGCATGTGCATTTAACGCCGGATTACTGCTTTTATTTACCGCCGGGCTACAATCACGATTACCGCTCTCATGACCGGAACGAATTTTTGATCCTGGATATTCCGACTCTTTATCTGCCGGACAGAACAGATACGATATACACGCGGCTGGATGAGCAATGGTCGGCGATCCGTTATTTACTGCTTGAGGAAGCGGGTCAGCAGAAGGCAGAATCACTGTCTCATTTAACGCGATACGTAACCGGGAAGCTTGAGGTGCAAAGGCATGCTTCAATTGAGTATCTGCATAGCCACTTCAGAGAGCCGGTCCGCCTTGAAACACTGGCAGCAATGGAACATTATCACCCTGCCTATTATTCTGCCTGGTTTAAAAAGCAGACCGGTAAAACGGTTAAAGCGTATGTATCTGACCTCCGTTTAAAAGAGGCACAGTCTCTTTTGAGGGAAAGCAGCTGGACGATTGGAAAAATCAGCGAGGAGACCGGCTTTGAAAATGCGTCTTCTTTTACAAGGTGGTTTGCCGGACAGACCGGTTTTGCGCCAAAGCAGTACAGACATCTTAAAAATGGTTAA
- a CDS encoding prepilin-type N-terminal cleavage/methylation domain-containing protein: MVKNQQGISLIEVMASIVIITMLLTVFLTMFLTSDRSNEASEDIVDYTFIAQRQMEELYEAGQQYSSADIGTVMTNILGFTNQSATAGESIWAKSGTASDGSAYTIELTLRSYTPESSEFSQLGQTLRRTIVEVYPQPGAHPVAKMESLIEWRD, from the coding sequence ATGGTAAAGAATCAGCAGGGGATCTCATTAATTGAAGTGATGGCTTCCATCGTCATTATTACCATGCTTTTGACCGTCTTTTTAACAATGTTTCTCACTTCTGACCGTTCCAATGAGGCCTCAGAAGACATTGTCGACTACACCTTTATCGCTCAGCGCCAAATGGAGGAGCTTTACGAAGCCGGACAGCAGTACAGCTCTGCAGATATCGGAACCGTGATGACAAATATTCTCGGCTTTACAAACCAATCGGCGACTGCCGGCGAAAGTATCTGGGCAAAAAGCGGGACAGCTTCAGACGGATCTGCTTATACCATTGAGCTGACGCTCCGTTCCTATACACCTGAAAGCAGCGAATTCAGCCAGCTTGGCCAGACATTGAGACGAACCATTGTAGAGGTTTATCCGCAGCCAGGTGCACATCCTGTAGCAAAAATGGAAAGCCTCATAGAATGGAGGGATTGA
- a CDS encoding type II secretion system protein → MNNEKGLTLVELLAVLVITSSVIVLVISIVINTGNSASSQQQESLSIRSMTTALNSITTDVRRFPENVTIQSDELAISADGETIMYSYDAGNSVLLKNGTAFARGVTDFTVVLNGDTLEVTIIDQAAKEWQTQIVLRKGADL, encoded by the coding sequence ATGAATAATGAAAAAGGCTTAACGCTTGTTGAATTACTCGCCGTTCTGGTCATCACCTCTTCAGTCATTGTGCTGGTGATCTCAATTGTCATTAATACAGGAAACAGCGCCAGCAGTCAGCAGCAGGAGAGCCTCAGCATCCGCAGCATGACGACAGCCCTTAACTCGATTACAACAGATGTGAGGCGCTTTCCCGAAAACGTCACGATTCAAAGTGATGAACTTGCCATTTCAGCGGATGGCGAGACGATTATGTACAGCTATGACGCAGGCAATTCCGTGCTATTAAAAAACGGAACAGCTTTTGCAAGAGGCGTCACTGATTTTACCGTCGTATTAAATGGGGACACACTTGAAGTCACCATCATTGATCAGGCGGCAAAGGAATGGCAGACCCAAATTGTGTTGCGGAAGGGAGCGGACCTGTAA
- a CDS encoding DUF7305 domain-containing protein — MKRHVNNQEGYSLLLTIFAVTFISIIAVSILSFTSLTTSVSVNERDHQSSYYIAEAGLVEKRAELNAIAANAYQEVKAQYDALDPEEKAAFNFTSTFYSRVQSRVNEHLSFTKTVTYEEQQSVTPVSTTEVTQISTSPLIYEITSTGTIPGKNLPGQTKELSQQVQVQMNVNAETELVTIPGSGGETVKYRACYSVYATGDFYHNGKDLKGPIYADGNVYLDKNKTSIDGNVYAKGNVTLNGGEVDGDIYSEKEVYLQNKKSDVTGEVFENTSLENAKNDCVNQAPALPSVASAFPATNAPTPPDSDSITDGILNVNNNETLELSQDIYLKEINLKNNAELTIDLQGQNRKVFIDNLNLNGGSIKIKNAGKLELIVQNHFSVSGDGEINTNGNKDHVEIRYAGSEDLKFTGKTSLTANLHVKDANLDFKGNNSIGGDLFVYGEAEITTSGNSDTVDRLVLAPNSNFFITGNGNVNGNLIVKNFNISGNGSINPPKNDYGEWEGPSPGTPDEEIEIIRYADDGSFLKADELSEQ; from the coding sequence ATGAAGAGACACGTCAATAATCAGGAAGGCTATTCCCTCCTGTTAACGATTTTTGCCGTTACGTTTATTTCCATTATTGCTGTCAGCATTTTATCATTCACCTCTTTGACAACAAGTGTGTCCGTTAATGAACGTGATCACCAGTCCTCCTATTACATTGCAGAAGCCGGACTCGTGGAAAAACGGGCCGAGCTGAATGCGATTGCTGCCAATGCATATCAGGAAGTCAAAGCCCAGTATGACGCATTGGATCCGGAAGAAAAAGCAGCGTTTAACTTCACTTCAACCTTTTACAGCCGCGTACAATCACGCGTGAATGAGCATCTCAGCTTCACGAAAACCGTCACCTACGAGGAACAGCAGTCCGTGACCCCGGTTTCAACAACCGAGGTGACACAGATCAGCACGTCCCCTCTCATTTATGAAATCACCTCCACCGGCACGATTCCGGGCAAAAACCTGCCAGGTCAGACAAAAGAACTGAGCCAGCAGGTGCAGGTCCAGATGAATGTGAATGCAGAAACCGAGCTTGTGACCATCCCAGGTAGCGGTGGCGAAACGGTTAAATACCGCGCGTGTTATTCGGTTTACGCGACAGGGGATTTTTACCATAACGGCAAGGATTTGAAAGGTCCGATTTATGCTGACGGAAATGTTTATCTGGATAAAAACAAAACATCGATTGATGGAAACGTTTATGCCAAAGGTAATGTCACGCTGAACGGTGGAGAAGTTGATGGGGATATTTATTCGGAGAAAGAGGTCTATTTACAAAATAAAAAGTCCGATGTCACGGGTGAAGTTTTTGAAAATACAAGCTTAGAGAACGCCAAAAACGACTGTGTAAATCAAGCGCCTGCCTTACCTTCTGTTGCTAGTGCGTTTCCTGCAACTAATGCGCCTACTCCGCCAGATAGCGATTCCATTACAGACGGGATTTTAAATGTCAATAACAACGAAACACTGGAACTTAGTCAGGACATTTATTTAAAGGAAATTAACTTAAAGAACAATGCTGAATTAACGATTGATTTACAGGGTCAAAACCGAAAAGTTTTTATTGATAACCTCAATTTAAATGGTGGAAGCATTAAAATTAAGAATGCTGGAAAGCTCGAGTTAATTGTCCAGAACCACTTCTCTGTAAGCGGTGATGGTGAAATCAATACAAACGGAAACAAGGACCACGTTGAGATTCGTTATGCAGGAAGTGAAGACCTGAAATTCACGGGCAAGACATCATTAACCGCAAACCTTCATGTGAAAGATGCCAATCTCGATTTTAAAGGAAACAATAGTATCGGCGGTGACCTGTTTGTGTACGGGGAAGCTGAGATCACAACATCTGGAAACTCTGATACTGTAGACAGGCTTGTTCTTGCGCCGAACAGTAATTTCTTTATCACCGGAAACGGAAATGTGAATGGCAATCTGATTGTTAAGAATTTCAACATTTCCGGCAACGGCTCCATCAACCCGCCAAAAAACGACTATGGTGAATGGGAAGGTCCCAGCCCCGGAACACCTGACGAGGAAATTGAAATTATCCGTTATGCTGATGACGGCAGTTTTTTGAAGGCGGATGAGCTGAGTGAGCAGTGA
- a CDS encoding PTS ascorbate transporter subunit IIC gives MNSVLTTLVDILSQPAILVAMIALIGLIAQRKNLSDTMKGTTKTFVGFLVIAAGAGILETSLIPFGTMFQEAFNVAGVVPNNEAIVALALNEYGSNTALIMFFGMIVNILIARFTRFKYIFLTGHHALYMACMLAVIMAVAGFNTIPQIAAGAVALGIIMTLSPAILQPFMRKLTGNDNVALGHFSAVGYALSGLVGKAVGGKEPTSTEKIDFPKGLGFLRDSTVSIALTMVVMYFVVAIAAGPTFIEAELSDGTNYLVFSLIQAGNFAAGVFVILAGVRLVLAEIVPAFKGISTKLVPNAKPALDVPIVFTYAPNAVLIGFFSSFAGGLFSMIFMALAGSTIILPGVVPHFFTGAAAGVFGNATGGIRGAVAGSFVNGIIISFLPVFLLPVLGELGFANTTFSDADFGVGGIFFGSLANLGGPIAIVISLIVILLLMAIPFKKKATA, from the coding sequence ATGAACAGTGTATTGACAACGCTGGTGGATATTTTGAGTCAGCCGGCTATTCTCGTTGCCATGATCGCGTTAATCGGTCTGATCGCGCAGCGGAAAAACCTGTCTGACACGATGAAAGGAACAACGAAAACCTTTGTCGGCTTCCTGGTGATTGCAGCCGGAGCCGGCATTTTGGAAACGTCACTCATTCCATTTGGCACCATGTTCCAGGAGGCGTTTAATGTAGCGGGGGTCGTACCGAATAACGAGGCAATCGTCGCACTGGCTCTAAATGAGTATGGTTCAAACACGGCGCTTATCATGTTTTTCGGTATGATCGTGAATATTTTGATCGCCCGTTTTACACGCTTTAAGTATATTTTCTTAACGGGGCACCACGCACTGTATATGGCGTGTATGCTCGCTGTGATTATGGCGGTTGCAGGGTTTAATACCATACCACAGATTGCTGCAGGAGCCGTTGCGCTTGGTATTATCATGACCTTGTCACCAGCGATTCTTCAGCCGTTTATGAGAAAGCTGACGGGTAACGACAATGTCGCACTGGGTCATTTTAGTGCTGTTGGTTATGCGTTGAGCGGTTTAGTTGGAAAGGCAGTAGGCGGTAAAGAACCAACGTCTACAGAAAAAATTGATTTCCCGAAAGGTCTTGGATTCCTTCGGGACAGTACGGTCAGTATCGCACTGACAATGGTCGTGATGTACTTTGTTGTTGCCATCGCAGCAGGTCCAACCTTTATTGAAGCTGAGCTCAGTGATGGAACGAACTATCTCGTGTTCTCACTGATTCAGGCTGGTAACTTTGCGGCTGGTGTGTTTGTCATCTTAGCGGGGGTTCGTCTAGTACTGGCGGAAATCGTCCCTGCCTTTAAAGGGATCTCAACAAAGCTTGTACCGAACGCGAAGCCGGCACTCGATGTACCGATTGTCTTCACGTACGCGCCAAATGCCGTGCTGATCGGATTCTTCTCAAGCTTTGCCGGTGGTCTGTTCAGTATGATCTTTATGGCGCTTGCAGGAAGCACCATCATTCTGCCGGGCGTTGTGCCACACTTCTTCACCGGAGCCGCTGCTGGCGTATTCGGTAATGCAACAGGTGGTATAAGGGGTGCCGTAGCCGGTTCCTTTGTAAACGGGATCATCATTTCATTCCTGCCTGTATTCTTACTTCCGGTTCTCGGAGAACTTGGCTTTGCGAACACAACATTCTCAGACGCAGACTTTGGCGTAGGAGGCATCTTCTTCGGATCTCTTGCCAACTTAGGCGGACCGATTGCCATCGTGATCAGTCTGATTGTCATTCTGTTACTAATGGCCATTCCGTTTAAAAAGAAAGCGACGGCGTAA
- a CDS encoding PTS sugar transporter subunit IIB, with protein sequence MKILAVCSSGLGTSFMVEMNINQVLGELGITGVEVNHSDLSSASPGDADVYFLAKDIAEGGAHLGEVVVLDNIIDMDELRDKVRKMAEEKNLI encoded by the coding sequence ATGAAAATTTTAGCGGTATGCAGTTCAGGACTTGGCACAAGTTTTATGGTGGAGATGAACATTAATCAGGTATTAGGAGAGCTTGGCATTACAGGTGTTGAGGTGAATCACTCTGATTTAAGCTCAGCTTCACCGGGTGATGCAGACGTGTATTTCCTTGCGAAGGATATTGCAGAAGGCGGGGCACACCTTGGTGAAGTAGTCGTGCTCGATAACATTATTGATATGGATGAGTTAAGAGATAAGGTCCGCAAGATGGCCGAAGAAAAAAACCTGATTTAA
- a CDS encoding BglG family transcription antiterminator translates to MDQKSYEFLERITQYQQITKPEIMMELNLTERQFQYLFEKTNSSLSIIQLPPVEMNNLMFRVDDQIKSFIKKEAPLSVKGNDLIVSEQDRPLMIYLYTFIRQEVISSYHYQLVLNVSKNTALTDVKKARELCVEWNLKLDYQRMDGYFLKGSEMDKRRLAIYCIDTLLSKPLGKEIIISTIKAWELESLMMETTAQIENFLQTKPLRLVRSRKVEMMYHLIFVKMRQKNSQLHFEDHEKLLLEEQDMFHDAAELAALLFPEAGEQEMYFVAIQLLTSQEEMNPQVHLTLQKLAEEIVDEFERNTLLPIRHKAYLVKSLFNHLVPTYFRLTFGIPLMNPMTDKIKEDYHELFQFVEKSLRPLTDWTGKGISEAEIGYFTLHFGGYLEKFNEDEPDKISALIVCSNGVSSSVMLRSQLIELFPGIDFSRIHTTDHVQKLSPSSYDLIFSTVPITSVKPVYRVKPLLSIVEKTHLIQEVTSAFPQLNKRNIDIEQVMDVVRRHADIKNEKKLISELVELMYMNNTAKRWRKPMLSELLTEETIQFTDEPLDWKTAIKKAAEPLVTSDTVEPRYVDAMIHNVEEAGAYIHIGKGIAIPHARPDAGVNEVGMSFLRTRQPVKLLDQEEHQIDVFVCLAAVDSEAHLKALAHLTKLLGNEKALNTLKNADSAEQIINMIKEGEE, encoded by the coding sequence ATGGATCAGAAATCGTACGAGTTTCTTGAAAGGATTACCCAATATCAGCAGATTACAAAGCCTGAAATTATGATGGAGCTCAACCTGACAGAGCGTCAATTTCAGTACTTGTTTGAAAAGACAAATAGCTCGCTGAGTATCATTCAGCTTCCACCGGTGGAAATGAATAATCTGATGTTCCGTGTAGATGATCAAATTAAAAGCTTTATCAAAAAAGAAGCTCCCCTTTCCGTAAAAGGTAATGACCTGATCGTTTCTGAACAGGATCGCCCGCTGATGATTTATCTGTACACCTTTATCAGACAGGAAGTCATCTCAAGCTATCATTATCAGCTCGTCCTGAATGTCAGTAAGAATACGGCGCTGACGGATGTGAAAAAGGCGAGGGAGCTGTGCGTTGAATGGAACCTGAAGCTTGACTATCAGCGGATGGATGGATATTTCCTAAAGGGATCTGAAATGGATAAGCGAAGACTCGCAATCTATTGTATTGACACCCTGCTCTCGAAGCCGCTTGGAAAAGAAATCATCATCAGCACGATCAAAGCCTGGGAGCTTGAGTCGCTCATGATGGAAACGACAGCGCAGATTGAGAATTTCCTGCAAACGAAGCCTCTGCGTCTCGTAAGAAGCAGGAAAGTCGAAATGATGTATCACCTGATTTTTGTGAAAATGCGTCAAAAGAATAGCCAGCTCCATTTCGAAGATCATGAAAAATTACTTTTGGAGGAGCAGGACATGTTCCATGATGCGGCTGAGTTAGCTGCATTATTGTTCCCGGAAGCGGGCGAACAGGAAATGTATTTTGTCGCCATTCAGCTGCTGACAAGCCAGGAGGAGATGAATCCGCAGGTTCATTTGACGCTTCAGAAACTCGCAGAAGAAATTGTTGATGAGTTCGAGCGGAATACGCTGCTGCCGATCCGCCATAAAGCGTATCTAGTCAAAAGTTTATTCAATCATCTTGTACCGACTTATTTCCGGCTGACGTTTGGCATTCCGCTCATGAATCCAATGACAGACAAGATTAAAGAGGATTATCACGAGCTCTTTCAATTTGTTGAAAAGTCACTGCGTCCACTCACTGACTGGACAGGTAAAGGGATCAGCGAAGCGGAAATCGGGTATTTTACCCTTCATTTCGGAGGGTATCTGGAAAAATTCAATGAGGATGAACCGGATAAGATCAGCGCCTTAATTGTCTGTTCAAATGGCGTCAGCTCATCTGTGATGCTGCGCTCGCAACTGATAGAGCTGTTCCCGGGGATTGATTTTTCCAGAATCCATACGACAGATCATGTGCAAAAGTTGTCTCCTTCAAGCTACGACCTGATTTTCTCAACGGTACCGATCACGTCTGTGAAGCCGGTGTACCGGGTAAAGCCTTTACTTTCCATTGTTGAGAAGACGCACTTGATTCAGGAGGTAACCTCTGCTTTTCCGCAGTTAAATAAACGCAATATAGATATTGAACAAGTAATGGATGTTGTCCGGCGGCATGCAGATATCAAAAACGAGAAGAAGTTGATATCTGAGCTGGTCGAACTGATGTATATGAATAACACAGCGAAAAGGTGGAGAAAACCAATGCTTTCAGAACTATTAACAGAAGAAACCATTCAATTTACAGACGAGCCGCTTGATTGGAAAACAGCGATCAAAAAAGCGGCAGAACCTTTGGTCACTTCCGATACAGTGGAGCCGAGGTATGTGGATGCAATGATTCATAACGTCGAGGAAGCCGGTGCTTATATTCATATCGGGAAAGGCATCGCGATTCCGCACGCAAGACCTGATGCGGGTGTGAACGAGGTTGGGATGTCTTTTTTAAGAACAAGACAGCCTGTAAAGTTACTCGACCAGGAGGAGCATCAGATCGATGTGTTTGTATGCCTGGCTGCTGTTGACAGTGAAGCGCACTTAAAGGCACTTGCTCATTTAACAAAGCTGCTTGGCAATGAAAAAGCGCTGAATACGTTGAAAAATGCAGACTCTGCAGAACAAATTATTAACATGATTAAAGAGGGGGAAGAATAA
- a CDS encoding HAD family hydrolase, translating to MKPKVIALDMDGTVLDASNQVSPRLAELLSKWQTDHEVRLILASGRTKQEIEDVLPETLQPDGIVSANGMGSYLGNTTLAEHTLDAELVERVIQAAGAEGIYYEVHPLHGERFSLKKDQALFQEMLAQKQPNTLHDNELLARQEAVKKDIQWTSTPSFEGHVKVYFFSMSPEKINDWKRRLEKEAVNFSFSTSSSSLHNVEIMNAGVSKATGIQMLLQKWNMTPNQLMVVGDSENDLPMFQYAGRAVAMQNAEPHVKQAADEVTTHGYKEDGLFRFLKEF from the coding sequence TTGAAACCAAAAGTAATCGCTTTAGATATGGATGGAACCGTTCTCGATGCCTCAAATCAAGTCAGCCCACGTCTGGCCGAGCTGCTTTCTAAATGGCAGACCGATCATGAAGTCCGGCTGATTTTAGCATCAGGCAGAACAAAGCAGGAAATTGAGGATGTGCTGCCGGAAACGCTTCAACCAGACGGAATCGTTTCTGCAAATGGAATGGGGAGTTACCTGGGGAATACAACGCTTGCTGAGCACACACTGGACGCTGAACTGGTGGAAAGAGTCATTCAGGCAGCTGGCGCAGAAGGCATTTATTACGAGGTGCATCCGCTGCACGGGGAACGTTTTTCACTAAAGAAGGATCAGGCATTGTTTCAGGAAATGCTTGCACAAAAGCAGCCTAACACGCTCCACGACAATGAACTTCTTGCCAGGCAGGAAGCGGTGAAAAAGGATATTCAATGGACGTCAACACCATCATTTGAAGGACATGTGAAGGTGTATTTTTTCAGCATGAGCCCTGAAAAAATTAATGATTGGAAAAGAAGGCTTGAGAAAGAAGCGGTGAACTTTTCATTCTCCACCTCGTCCTCGTCTTTGCATAACGTGGAGATCATGAACGCAGGCGTGTCAAAGGCTACGGGTATTCAGATGCTACTGCAAAAATGGAACATGACTCCTAATCAGCTGATGGTTGTCGGGGACAGTGAAAATGACCTACCCATGTTTCAATACGCGGGCCGGGCCGTTGCCATGCAAAATGCAGAGCCGCATGTGAAGCAGGCCGCTGATGAAGTAACCACACACGGCTATAAAGAAGATGGACTGTTCCGGTTCTTGAAAGAATTTTAA
- a CDS encoding nucleotidyltransferase family protein, protein MLKNEEDIHNLIQSDRQMMSIIRAAGTLGLPDWWICAGFVRSKIWDTLHGFDERTSIPDVDVIYFDPADLREETEKGYEQRLFQMMPEVPWSVKNEARMHLVNGLAPYTSSEDAISKFPETATALGVTLDQQHKLVLTAPSGLEDVLNLQVKPTASFTETKERAAIYEERLVKKNWQSIWPKVSVTSIKPVT, encoded by the coding sequence TTGTTAAAAAATGAAGAAGACATCCACAACTTAATCCAATCGGACAGGCAAATGATGAGCATCATTCGAGCAGCGGGGACACTTGGTCTGCCGGACTGGTGGATTTGTGCGGGGTTTGTGCGTTCGAAAATCTGGGATACGCTTCACGGATTTGATGAACGGACGAGCATTCCGGATGTGGATGTGATTTATTTTGATCCGGCTGATCTGCGTGAGGAAACGGAAAAAGGGTATGAGCAGCGTCTGTTTCAAATGATGCCGGAGGTGCCGTGGTCTGTGAAAAACGAAGCAAGAATGCATCTGGTGAACGGTCTTGCTCCTTACACTTCCTCTGAGGATGCCATCTCAAAGTTTCCTGAAACGGCAACGGCACTCGGGGTCACACTCGATCAGCAGCACAAGCTCGTGCTGACGGCACCAAGCGGTCTTGAGGATGTTCTTAATCTTCAGGTGAAGCCAACTGCTTCTTTTACAGAAACAAAAGAGCGTGCAGCCATTTACGAAGAGCGGCTTGTTAAAAAGAACTGGCAGTCCATCTGGCCAAAGGTGAGTGTTACTTCAATCAAACCAGTTACATAG